Part of the Armatimonadota bacterium genome is shown below.
AAGGACCTGAGATTTGGTTTCCTGGAGCCCGTTATTTGCCTTCTCGGCGATCCTCGCCTTCTCCGACCGTTCGAGCTTCTTTCGACCCCAGTCGAATGGGTCCTGCCAGGTAGCTATAATCCCTGCAGTGATGAGTTCCTGCGGAACGACGTCTATATTTTGCTGCCTGGTATAAGTTACTCCGAGACTGACATCAGGAATCGACTCGCTTCGCTTTGACCTCTCGTCATCACTGGCGATTTGAGTCTTGAGCTTCGCCTGGCGGACCTCGGGTCTGGATTCCAAAGCCTGAGATTGAATCTCGGCAAGAGATTTGGTGGGAGCCGCTGCATCAGGAACAGTGGTGATGGTGAAATCAGTGGATATGTCGCGCCCAAGAGCCACGTTCATCTTTTCCTTTGTGCTCGCGTATGAGCTGTCCAGAATCGCAAGTTCGTGCTGCTGTCTTGCCAGTTTGGCCTGGACCTCAAGCAGATCGGTTTCGAGCGCGGTCCCATTCGTTACGTTATCGTTTACAAACCGCTCCAACTCAGTGAGAAACTTGATACTTTCCTTTACGGTATCTTGCGCACTCCGGATCTGGGCAAGCCCATAGTATAGTTGCTTTACATTCGATACCAAGCTGTTGCGCTGTGAGCGCCAGTCTTCCTGTGATATCTGGGCAGCGGCGCTCTGCATTCTGACGCCGAGATGGACGCGCCTGAGCTGAGTCAGAGGCTGCATGAGAGTGGCGTTTGCGATTACAGAAAACGTAGCGGGAGATGTGACGGTCGTGTCCGTCGGCGGTATTACCAGACCGCCAGGAAAAATGCCGAATATGCCCTGTGGAAAACTGAAGTGGACAGGCTCAAGTAACTGAGAACCCGCAGCGGTGATCGCCATGCTGGGTCTGCCCTTGATCCTGGTGGTTGATATTTCCGCATTCGCGTTGCTCAGGTCCAGGCTGGAGTTTTTAAGCAGCCTGTTACCGGCAATGGCAGTATCTATTGCTTGTTGCAAAGTAAGCACAGGCGGTTTTGTTGCGGCATCGATGTCAGTCTGCGCCGAGAGCGAAGAAGATAATATGATAACAAGCCCTGCAATAAGAACAAATGTCGCCCATTTTAGAATGTCTTCTCTTTTCATTGGATCATCTCACTGTTTTGACGGTTCTTCGGTTGTTTCCTTATTCATAGCTTTCAGGGTCTCGATGGTCTCATCGCACCAGGCGATATATGCGTTGCCGAGGTGCATTCCGCAGTTGACGGACATCAGCCAGTAAGGCAGGTGGGGATTGTCTTTGTATTCGGCATGCAGCTCAGCCCG
Proteins encoded:
- a CDS encoding TolC family protein is translated as MKREDILKWATFVLIAGLVIILSSSLSAQTDIDAATKPPVLTLQQAIDTAIAGNRLLKNSSLDLSNANAEISTTRIKGRPSMAITAAGSQLLEPVHFSFPQGIFGIFPGGLVIPPTDTTVTSPATFSVIANATLMQPLTQLRRVHLGVRMQSAAAQISQEDWRSQRNSLVSNVKQLYYGLAQIRSAQDTVKESIKFLTELERFVNDNVTNGTALETDLLEVQAKLARQQHELAILDSSYASTKEKMNVALGRDISTDFTITTVPDAAAPTKSLAEIQSQALESRPEVRQAKLKTQIASDDERSKRSESIPDVSLGVTYTRQQNIDVVPQELITAGIIATWQDPFDWGRKKLERSEKARIAEKANNGLQETKSQVLVDVNMKYRNLQDALSLLDADRLDVKAKEEKRRVTMNRYKENSSLLKDVLEADTDLADANRQYLQDQLAAATARAELDQAVGED